The following coding sequences lie in one Stenotrophomonas rhizophila genomic window:
- the lldR gene encoding transcriptional regulator LldR, protein MKNERLSDKVAAQLRGLVSTQNLQPGDRLPAERALAVQLGVSRTALREAIAQLASQGLLTARVGGGTYVAEPAARARQAIDEPLMPYLPLFQGDPEYRFDVLEIRHALEGATAWHAALRATDADRAKIRDAFDTMMAAHGKDDPAGEARADAAFHLAIAEASHNLVLLQVMRGLFELLQTNISQSREKLYTSPRTFEPLSVQHREMMDGVLSGDPERARAAAHAHLEFVHTSLRTLDDNEARRARASRLPSAHG, encoded by the coding sequence ATGAAGAACGAACGCCTGTCCGACAAGGTGGCCGCGCAGCTGCGTGGCCTGGTGAGCACGCAGAACCTGCAGCCGGGGGATCGGCTGCCGGCCGAACGGGCGCTGGCCGTGCAGCTGGGGGTGTCACGCACTGCCCTGCGTGAGGCGATCGCGCAGCTGGCCAGTCAGGGCCTGCTGACCGCGCGGGTGGGCGGTGGCACCTACGTGGCCGAACCCGCCGCGCGTGCCCGGCAGGCCATCGACGAACCGCTGATGCCGTACCTGCCGCTGTTCCAGGGCGACCCGGAATACCGCTTCGACGTGCTGGAGATCCGCCACGCGCTGGAAGGCGCCACTGCCTGGCACGCCGCGTTGCGCGCCACCGATGCGGACCGGGCGAAGATCCGCGATGCCTTCGACACCATGATGGCCGCCCACGGCAAGGACGACCCGGCCGGTGAGGCGCGCGCCGATGCGGCCTTCCACCTGGCCATCGCCGAGGCGTCGCACAACCTGGTGCTGCTGCAGGTGATGCGTGGCCTGTTCGAGCTGCTGCAGACCAACATCTCGCAGAGCCGCGAAAAGCTGTACACCTCGCCGCGCACCTTTGAGCCGTTGTCGGTGCAGCACCGGGAAATGATGGACGGGGTGCTGTCCGGCGATCCCGAACGCGCGCGTGCCGCCGCACACGCCCACCTGGAATTCGTGCACACCTCGCTGCGCACGCTTGACGACAACGAGGCCCGGCGCGCGCGCGCCTCGCGGCTTCCTTCTGCCCACGGTTGA
- the lldD gene encoding FMN-dependent L-lactate dehydrogenase LldD, translating to MIISASTDYRAAAQRRLPPFLFHYIDGGAYAEHTLKRNVSDLADIALRQRVLRNMAELSLETTLFGERLAMPVALAPVGLTGMYARRGEVQAARAAASRGIPFTLSTVSVCPIEEVAPAIDRPMWFQLYVLKDRGFMRNALERAKAAGVTTLVFTVDMPTPGARYRDAHSGMSGPNAPLRRMLQAATHPRWAWDVGLRGRPHDLGNISTYRGSPTGLADYIGWLGANFDPSISWKDLEWIREFWTGPMVIKGILDPDDARDAVRFGADGIVVSNHGGRQLDGVLSTARALPAIADAVKGELKILADSGIRSGLDVVRMLALGADSVLLGRAFVYALAAQGGEGVANLLDLMAKEMRVAMTLTGAKTIADISGDALAEVARHAQVRP from the coding sequence ATGATCATCTCCGCCTCCACCGATTACCGCGCGGCCGCCCAGCGCCGGCTGCCGCCGTTCCTGTTCCACTACATCGATGGCGGCGCGTATGCCGAACACACCCTCAAGCGCAACGTGTCCGACCTGGCCGACATCGCGCTGCGCCAGCGCGTGCTGCGCAACATGGCCGAGCTGAGTCTGGAGACAACCCTGTTCGGCGAGCGCCTGGCGATGCCGGTGGCGCTGGCGCCGGTCGGGCTGACCGGGATGTATGCGCGACGCGGTGAGGTGCAGGCGGCGCGGGCGGCGGCCAGTCGCGGCATTCCCTTCACCCTGTCGACGGTGTCGGTGTGCCCGATCGAAGAAGTGGCGCCGGCCATCGACCGCCCGATGTGGTTCCAGCTGTACGTGCTGAAGGACCGCGGCTTCATGCGCAATGCGCTGGAGCGGGCCAAGGCCGCCGGGGTGACCACGCTGGTGTTCACCGTGGACATGCCCACCCCCGGCGCACGCTACCGCGACGCCCACTCGGGCATGAGCGGCCCCAATGCGCCGCTGCGGCGCATGCTGCAGGCCGCCACCCATCCGCGCTGGGCGTGGGACGTGGGCCTGCGCGGTCGCCCGCACGATCTGGGCAACATCTCCACTTACCGCGGCAGCCCGACCGGGCTGGCGGACTACATCGGCTGGCTGGGTGCCAACTTCGATCCCTCCATCTCCTGGAAAGACCTGGAGTGGATCCGCGAATTCTGGACCGGGCCCATGGTGATCAAGGGCATCCTCGACCCGGACGATGCACGTGATGCGGTGCGGTTTGGCGCCGACGGCATCGTGGTCTCCAACCACGGCGGCCGCCAGCTGGATGGCGTTCTGTCCACCGCGCGTGCGTTGCCGGCCATTGCCGACGCGGTGAAGGGCGAGCTGAAGATCCTGGCCGATTCGGGCATCCGCAGCGGCCTGGACGTGGTGCGCATGCTCGCGCTGGGCGCCGACAGCGTGCTGCTGGGCCGTGCCTTCGTCTATGCGCTGGCCGCGCAGGGCGGCGAGGGCGTAGCCAACCTGCTCGACCTGATGGCCAAAGAGATGCGCGTGGCAATGACCCTGACCGGGGCGAAGACCATCGCCGACATCAGCGGCGACGCGCTGGCCGAGGTGGCCCGGCACGCGCAGGTGCGACCGTGA
- the dld gene encoding D-lactate dehydrogenase, with the protein MSDPAALLAALRAIVGTAHVLSGDKPTRRFRKGYRFGDGPVLAVVRPGTLVEQWRVLQAVVAADAVVIMQAANTGLTGGSTPDGADYDRPVVIINTLRLTGIQLVNDGRQVVCLPGATLDRLEQLLAPLDREPHSVIGSSCIGASVLGGVCNNSGGALVRRGPAYTELALYAQVDAHGHLQLVNHLGIALGGAPEEILDRLQRGDYRAADIDNDSGRAATDPRYAEQVRQVDAPTPARFNADPARHYEAAGSAGKLAVFAVRLDTFARERAEVFYIGSNTMDDLTAIRRHLLTAFERLPISGEYLHRDAFDIGERYGKDTFLLIDRLGTARVPAAFALKSRIDGWFEMVGLRGVTDRVIQAMMGLLPGHLPPRMKQFRDRYEHHLLLKVSAVDAAATETFLRTHFADGEGDFFACTADEGRKAFLHRFAVAGAAVRYREVHREAVQDIVALDVALRRDDRQWVEQLPADIDAKLAGKLYYGHFFCHVFHQDYIVRKGEDPLAIEHAMWALLDARGAEYPAEHNVGHLYPAKPALAAFYQQLDPSNTFNPGIGQTPKTRHWNGCDCT; encoded by the coding sequence GTGAGCGACCCTGCCGCGCTGCTGGCCGCGCTGCGCGCCATCGTGGGCACCGCGCATGTGCTCAGTGGCGACAAACCGACTCGGCGCTTCCGCAAGGGCTACCGCTTCGGTGACGGCCCGGTGCTGGCCGTGGTGCGCCCGGGCACGCTGGTGGAGCAGTGGCGCGTGCTGCAGGCAGTGGTAGCGGCCGATGCCGTGGTCATCATGCAGGCCGCCAACACCGGCCTGACCGGCGGGTCCACCCCCGATGGCGCGGACTACGACCGGCCGGTGGTGATCATCAACACGCTGCGCCTCACCGGCATCCAGCTGGTGAACGACGGCCGCCAGGTGGTGTGCCTGCCCGGCGCCACGCTGGACCGGCTGGAGCAGTTGCTGGCCCCGTTGGATCGCGAGCCGCATTCGGTGATCGGCTCGTCCTGCATCGGTGCGTCGGTGCTGGGCGGCGTATGCAACAACTCCGGCGGCGCCCTGGTGCGGCGCGGCCCGGCGTATACCGAGCTGGCCCTGTACGCCCAGGTCGACGCGCACGGGCACCTGCAGCTGGTCAATCACCTGGGCATCGCGCTGGGCGGCGCACCCGAAGAGATCCTGGACCGCCTGCAGCGGGGGGACTACCGCGCTGCCGACATCGACAACGACAGCGGCCGCGCGGCGACCGATCCGCGCTACGCCGAGCAGGTGCGGCAGGTGGACGCGCCCACCCCGGCGCGCTTCAACGCCGACCCCGCGCGGCACTACGAAGCGGCCGGGTCGGCCGGCAAGCTGGCGGTGTTTGCGGTGCGCCTGGATACCTTCGCGCGCGAGCGGGCCGAGGTGTTCTACATCGGCAGCAACACGATGGACGACCTCACCGCGATCCGCCGCCACCTGTTGACGGCGTTCGAACGCCTGCCGATTTCCGGCGAGTACCTGCATCGCGACGCCTTTGATATCGGCGAGCGCTACGGCAAGGACACCTTCCTGCTCATCGATCGCCTGGGCACTGCGCGTGTACCGGCTGCATTCGCGCTGAAGAGCCGCATCGACGGCTGGTTCGAAATGGTCGGGCTGCGTGGGGTCACCGACCGGGTCATCCAGGCCATGATGGGCCTGCTGCCGGGGCACCTGCCGCCCCGCATGAAGCAGTTCCGTGACCGTTACGAGCACCACCTGCTGTTGAAGGTATCGGCGGTGGATGCGGCCGCCACCGAGACCTTCCTGCGCACGCACTTCGCCGATGGTGAGGGTGACTTCTTCGCATGCACCGCCGATGAAGGCCGCAAGGCGTTCCTGCACCGTTTTGCGGTGGCAGGCGCGGCCGTGCGGTATCGCGAAGTCCACCGTGAGGCGGTGCAGGACATCGTCGCGCTGGACGTGGCCTTGCGCCGCGATGACCGCCAGTGGGTGGAACAGCTGCCGGCGGACATCGACGCCAAGCTGGCCGGCAAGCTGTATTACGGGCACTTCTTCTGCCACGTGTTCCACCAGGACTACATCGTGCGCAAGGGCGAAGATCCGCTGGCGATCGAGCATGCCATGTGGGCGTTGCTGGACGCGCGTGGCGCCGAGTACCCGGCCGAACACAACGTGGGCCACCTGTACCCGGCCAAGCCGGCCCTCGCGGCGTTCTATCAGCAGCTCGATCCCAGCAACACGTTCAACCCGGGCATCGGCCAGACGCCCAAAACCCGCCACTGGAACGGCTGCGACTGCACCTGA
- a CDS encoding DUF1543 domain-containing protein, producing the protein MLHVFMLGGRHARARIEVHDVAFANVDRPEDAYPQLRREWFGDAKGLHVDGWLAVDGVDGHQVRFGDVAPGPAAPRLFFINLGGYVPRALGEAHDYLLLVAADVADARQKAKGLRDASWIMPHTDAVLDVDDCIAIDQVGGRYVQLQPGAHAEVTLVSDYIVIG; encoded by the coding sequence GTGCTGCACGTGTTCATGCTGGGCGGGCGCCATGCGCGTGCGCGCATCGAGGTCCATGACGTGGCCTTCGCCAATGTCGACCGCCCCGAAGATGCCTACCCGCAGTTGCGCCGGGAGTGGTTCGGAGACGCCAAGGGCCTGCACGTGGACGGCTGGCTGGCAGTGGACGGGGTGGACGGCCATCAGGTCCGTTTCGGCGACGTTGCCCCGGGCCCGGCTGCGCCGCGCCTGTTCTTCATCAACCTGGGCGGCTACGTGCCACGCGCGCTGGGCGAGGCGCACGACTACCTGCTGCTGGTCGCCGCTGACGTGGCCGACGCCAGGCAGAAGGCCAAGGGCCTGCGCGACGCCAGTTGGATCATGCCGCATACCGACGCGGTGCTGGACGTGGACGACTGCATCGCCATCGACCAGGTGGGCGGCCGCTACGTGCAGCTGCAACCGGGCGCGCATGCGGAGGTCACGCTGGTCAGCGATTACATCGTGATCGGCTGA
- a CDS encoding M949_RS01915 family surface polysaccharide biosynthesis protein encodes MSVDRSSWLAVACALALAACGGPGKAATDTDVATDAAPEGPASAAAPAQPATGGFAVLPALPGSETDGLGIRDPLKLVHYRDTAGEGLLVLARTDTRTHDADSDQDMDVATLTATLYGRAAADAPFVQRWQSESPTECEGLDLDAGYFLDQSGASDLDGDGVAELTLASHSFCGGGVDPQQIVIELRRDNDVYRIDGESLVTIEGDAPFGGERQDSASYKDAPPLFQKHLDAVWKAVYTRRGGQDEATP; translated from the coding sequence ATGAGCGTTGACCGCAGCAGCTGGCTCGCCGTGGCCTGCGCGCTGGCGTTGGCCGCATGCGGCGGGCCTGGCAAGGCGGCAACGGACACCGATGTCGCCACCGATGCCGCCCCTGAAGGCCCCGCTTCTGCCGCAGCGCCCGCGCAGCCGGCGACCGGTGGGTTTGCGGTCCTGCCCGCCCTGCCCGGCAGCGAAACCGATGGCCTGGGCATCCGTGACCCGCTGAAGCTGGTGCACTACCGCGACACCGCCGGTGAAGGCCTGCTGGTACTGGCGCGCACCGATACGCGCACGCACGACGCCGACAGCGACCAGGACATGGACGTGGCCACCTTGACCGCCACCCTGTATGGCCGCGCCGCCGCCGACGCTCCCTTCGTGCAGCGTTGGCAGAGCGAAAGCCCGACCGAGTGCGAAGGCCTGGACCTGGACGCGGGCTACTTTCTCGACCAGAGCGGCGCCAGCGACCTGGACGGCGATGGCGTGGCCGAGCTCACCCTGGCCAGCCACAGCTTCTGCGGCGGCGGCGTGGACCCGCAGCAGATCGTGATCGAACTTCGGCGCGACAACGATGTCTACCGCATCGACGGCGAATCGCTTGTCACCATCGAAGGCGACGCACCGTTCGGCGGCGAGCGCCAGGACAGCGCGTCCTACAAGGATGCCCCGCCGCTGTTCCAGAAGCATCTGGATGCCGTCTGGAAGGCCGTCTACACGCGGCGTGGCGGACAGGATGAAGCGACGCCGTAA
- a CDS encoding TIGR02594 family protein has translation MTTYISAVFHKDIRTVEFTAANGDKMLRTGGTLAWLLNNPGNLRPGGKYVSMIGQADTASGKFAIFSSAEEGRKEKRALLRRKYNDMTLYNAMHTYAPEGENDTAKYLAFVRKKSGATDQTVIKDMTDEQFNGMVAAMEQYEGFNANSDTRKEKIVHATQVSLSDGAKPLPSFPVVAKTSTGKEKKLTTNAYGVLPAFITSKPGEMVQLFAEEAGKVGTKIGEFVLDQASTSLLFARPLVTALAGSQPHNPDSSPRDAKRAPIRYVIQPKDTLGTVASKFKTSVDELVSNNRIRDRNKVFPGEVIWIYGPAPQGSTSGAAANDAAPAAARNSYAIKRGDTLSGIADRHGVSVDQLMAANPAIKDRNKISPGQSINLPAGAKKAEPASTAVTKPKTTQPPASSKPSGPAPSLVKPPPVAPPKQPAVKPPAAVDTRPVRSAENQAHPIALVPYSQQRAPWIEHAYAQAKKWSGKKEAVITKTINFHDEIGYGKQFKTMAGGDNAWCASFVNYCMRKAGYPISNPHPYRARSFAADTTNYVQIDAPVFGAIALVKTSHVGFVYALDGSSPILLGGNQSDQINFVKYNPASLRYYVPKAYLAFANKELKDPKLDATHAKTLNDALGIVVVTKASGNER, from the coding sequence ATGACCACGTACATCAGCGCGGTATTTCACAAGGACATCCGCACGGTGGAATTCACCGCTGCGAACGGCGACAAGATGTTGCGCACCGGCGGTACGTTGGCGTGGCTGCTCAACAACCCGGGCAACCTGCGCCCTGGCGGCAAGTACGTCAGCATGATCGGCCAGGCCGACACGGCCAGCGGCAAGTTCGCCATCTTTTCCAGCGCCGAGGAAGGCCGCAAGGAGAAGCGCGCCCTGCTGCGGCGCAAGTACAACGACATGACGTTGTACAACGCGATGCACACCTATGCCCCGGAAGGCGAGAACGACACGGCCAAGTACCTGGCGTTCGTGCGCAAGAAGTCCGGCGCGACCGACCAGACGGTCATCAAGGACATGACCGACGAGCAGTTCAACGGCATGGTCGCGGCGATGGAACAGTACGAAGGCTTCAACGCCAATTCGGACACGCGCAAGGAAAAGATCGTGCACGCCACCCAGGTGTCGCTGTCCGATGGCGCCAAGCCGCTGCCGTCCTTCCCCGTGGTGGCCAAGACCAGCACCGGCAAGGAGAAGAAGCTCACTACCAACGCCTATGGCGTGCTGCCGGCGTTCATCACCAGCAAGCCGGGTGAGATGGTGCAGCTGTTCGCCGAGGAGGCCGGCAAGGTGGGCACCAAGATCGGCGAGTTCGTGCTGGACCAGGCGTCGACGTCGTTGCTGTTCGCGCGGCCGCTGGTCACCGCGCTGGCCGGCTCGCAGCCGCACAACCCCGACAGCAGTCCGCGCGACGCCAAGCGCGCGCCGATCCGCTATGTGATCCAGCCAAAGGACACGCTCGGCACGGTGGCCAGCAAGTTCAAGACCAGCGTGGACGAACTGGTCAGCAACAACCGGATCCGGGACCGCAACAAGGTCTTTCCGGGCGAGGTGATCTGGATCTACGGGCCGGCACCGCAGGGCAGCACGTCCGGCGCGGCCGCCAACGATGCCGCACCCGCCGCCGCCCGGAACAGCTATGCGATCAAGCGCGGCGACACGCTGTCGGGCATCGCCGACCGCCACGGCGTTTCGGTCGACCAGCTCATGGCCGCCAACCCGGCGATCAAGGACCGCAACAAGATCAGCCCGGGGCAGTCGATCAACCTGCCGGCCGGTGCGAAGAAGGCAGAACCGGCCTCCACCGCAGTCACCAAGCCCAAGACCACCCAGCCGCCTGCCTCCAGCAAGCCGAGCGGGCCGGCGCCCAGCCTGGTCAAGCCGCCGCCGGTTGCCCCGCCCAAGCAGCCGGCGGTAAAGCCGCCCGCGGCCGTGGACACCCGGCCGGTGCGCAGTGCCGAGAACCAGGCCCACCCGATCGCGTTGGTACCGTACTCGCAGCAACGTGCGCCGTGGATCGAGCATGCCTACGCGCAGGCCAAGAAGTGGTCGGGCAAGAAGGAAGCAGTGATCACCAAGACGATCAACTTCCACGACGAAATCGGCTACGGCAAGCAGTTCAAGACCATGGCCGGCGGAGACAACGCCTGGTGTGCCTCGTTCGTGAACTACTGCATGCGCAAGGCCGGGTACCCCATCTCCAACCCGCATCCCTACCGCGCCCGCTCGTTCGCCGCCGACACCACCAACTACGTGCAGATCGATGCACCGGTATTTGGCGCGATCGCGCTGGTCAAGACCAGCCACGTGGGCTTTGTCTACGCGCTCGATGGCAGCAGCCCGATCCTGCTGGGCGGCAACCAGAGCGACCAGATCAACTTCGTCAAATACAATCCAGCGTCGCTGCGCTATTACGTGCCCAAGGCCTACCTGGCCTTCGCCAACAAAGAACTGAAGGATCCGAAACTCGATGCGACCCACGCCAAAACCCTCAATGACGCCCTCGGCATCGTCGTCGTCACCAAGGCCAGCGGCAATGAGCGTTGA
- a CDS encoding type VI secretion system Vgr family protein, producing the protein MDVSPAQLLASLGAPSQQARLIQLQGPAPGLVVERFEGQESVCGSTRFEIDCLSTDAFLDMDPWLEQPLTLQLRQADGGLRQWHGLCTEVAQLGSDGGLARYRLTLEPWTALLELRRNAVIFQELDTRTICEQIFGDYPQAVFRFDVQSTLPARAITTQYRESDWGFVTRLLAEAGLAWRIEQTQGDTAAHTLVVFEPGAELTDLGAQRFHRADMAEALDGITAFAEQRQLVPNASSVASWHSEQLQAVSGQSQAEAGELPTLEVYVQPRAGRFGKGGSADDEAQARLDALRVPMTLFQGSGSVRVLAAGNRFTLTQHPQHQGQTFQLLAVAHVAVNNLGHGIVELLGESALENGSYRNRFLAAPSDAPIRALPQDRPTLHGPQTARVVGVSDSVVTPNREHQVRIQFGWQRGTAPNPGGLTDTGSKLTGHAPGDQTSGSWVPVAEWVAGPNWGTHFLPRIGSEVLVEFLHGDIDQPRITGQLYNGEVAPPFGGGIDEKAQHPGVLSGLHTQSHDGGGTQQWVIDDTPGQLRTRLQTSLADSRLELGYLIEHGDTRRGALRGQGFELATQGWGNVHAAKGLLISTTARSNGASTVLDSNEAVAQLKGAERSLEGMHDTLQQQNVPALSALKSTTQLREKIDPQVDGKYDGEVNGQSAMKPDDGRTPGSNPVERFAAALLLAESPEQIIWTTPASAVAYAGQNLQMTVQQDLHISAGETVSTVSGEHTALFTQDGPIKVIAANGPVSLQAHTGELELLADQAITITATDDRIDVLAQQKVVLQAGNSAITLEGGDITFSCPGTFTVKAGQHPFLGGASDAAAVPALPDQTFAFTDSLRFAVEGADVLAGDLGWTNLPFKIVDQDNKEVAAGTVGEDGRLPRVMSEGLGRTLTLQVGEDKWEKITAATAAPPEEDGDNDDDPDGDRYRGELDAAAQTGALTPEQILELLGNENDHA; encoded by the coding sequence ATGGATGTCTCCCCCGCACAGTTGCTGGCTTCGCTGGGCGCCCCCTCGCAGCAGGCACGTCTGATCCAGTTGCAGGGCCCTGCCCCAGGCCTGGTCGTGGAGCGCTTCGAGGGCCAGGAATCGGTCTGTGGCAGTACCCGCTTCGAGATCGACTGCCTGTCCACCGATGCGTTCCTGGACATGGACCCGTGGCTGGAACAGCCGCTCACCCTGCAGCTGCGGCAAGCCGACGGCGGCCTGCGCCAATGGCATGGGCTGTGCACCGAGGTGGCCCAGCTGGGCAGCGACGGTGGCCTGGCCCGCTATCGGCTTACCCTGGAGCCGTGGACGGCGCTGCTGGAGCTGCGCCGCAACGCGGTGATCTTCCAGGAACTGGACACCCGCACCATCTGCGAGCAGATCTTCGGCGACTACCCGCAGGCGGTGTTCCGCTTCGACGTGCAGTCCACCCTGCCCGCCCGCGCCATCACCACCCAGTACCGCGAGAGCGACTGGGGCTTTGTGACCCGGCTGCTGGCCGAGGCCGGCCTGGCCTGGCGGATCGAGCAGACCCAGGGCGATACCGCCGCGCACACGCTGGTGGTGTTCGAGCCCGGCGCCGAACTGACCGATCTGGGCGCACAGCGCTTTCACCGCGCCGACATGGCCGAAGCACTCGATGGCATCACCGCGTTTGCCGAGCAGCGCCAACTGGTGCCCAACGCCAGCAGCGTGGCCAGCTGGCACAGCGAACAGCTGCAGGCGGTGAGCGGCCAGAGCCAGGCCGAGGCCGGCGAGCTGCCGACGCTGGAAGTCTATGTGCAGCCGCGTGCCGGCCGCTTCGGCAAGGGCGGCTCGGCCGACGATGAGGCCCAGGCCCGGCTGGATGCGCTGCGCGTACCGATGACCCTGTTCCAGGGCAGCGGCAGCGTGCGCGTGCTGGCCGCCGGCAACCGCTTCACCCTCACCCAGCATCCGCAGCACCAGGGCCAGACCTTCCAGCTGTTGGCGGTAGCGCATGTGGCCGTCAATAACCTGGGCCACGGCATCGTTGAACTGCTTGGCGAATCCGCCCTGGAGAACGGCAGCTACCGCAACCGCTTCCTGGCCGCCCCTAGCGACGCCCCGATCCGCGCCTTGCCGCAGGACCGCCCGACCCTGCACGGCCCGCAGACCGCCCGCGTGGTCGGCGTGTCCGACAGCGTGGTCACGCCCAATCGCGAGCACCAGGTACGCATCCAGTTCGGCTGGCAGCGCGGCACCGCGCCCAACCCGGGCGGGCTGACCGACACCGGCAGCAAGCTCACCGGGCATGCGCCGGGCGACCAGACCAGCGGCAGCTGGGTGCCGGTGGCCGAGTGGGTGGCCGGCCCGAACTGGGGCACGCATTTCCTGCCGCGTATCGGCAGCGAGGTGCTGGTGGAGTTCCTGCACGGGGACATCGACCAGCCGCGCATCACCGGCCAGCTCTACAACGGCGAGGTCGCCCCACCCTTTGGCGGCGGCATCGACGAGAAGGCCCAGCATCCGGGCGTGCTCAGCGGCCTGCATACGCAGTCCCATGACGGTGGCGGCACCCAGCAGTGGGTGATCGACGACACCCCGGGGCAGCTGCGCACGCGTCTGCAGACCTCGCTGGCCGACAGCCGGCTGGAACTGGGCTACCTGATCGAACACGGCGACACCCGTCGCGGCGCACTGCGCGGCCAGGGCTTCGAGCTGGCCACCCAGGGCTGGGGCAATGTGCACGCGGCCAAGGGCCTGCTGATCTCCACCACCGCGCGCAGCAATGGCGCCTCCACGGTGCTGGACAGCAACGAGGCCGTGGCCCAGCTCAAGGGCGCCGAACGCAGCCTGGAAGGCATGCACGACACCCTGCAGCAGCAGAACGTACCGGCCCTATCGGCGCTGAAAAGCACCACCCAGCTGCGCGAGAAGATCGATCCGCAGGTGGACGGCAAGTACGACGGCGAGGTCAACGGCCAGTCGGCAATGAAGCCCGACGATGGCCGCACCCCGGGCAGCAACCCGGTGGAGCGCTTTGCCGCGGCCCTGCTGCTGGCCGAGTCGCCCGAGCAGATCATCTGGACCACCCCGGCCAGTGCGGTGGCCTACGCCGGGCAGAACCTGCAGATGACCGTGCAGCAGGACCTGCACATCAGCGCCGGCGAAACCGTCTCCACCGTGTCCGGCGAGCACACCGCGCTGTTTACGCAGGACGGCCCGATCAAGGTGATCGCGGCCAACGGCCCGGTCAGCCTGCAGGCGCACACCGGCGAGCTGGAACTGCTGGCCGACCAGGCCATCACCATCACCGCCACCGACGACCGCATCGACGTGCTGGCCCAGCAGAAAGTCGTGCTGCAGGCCGGCAACAGCGCGATCACGCTGGAAGGTGGGGACATCACCTTCAGCTGCCCCGGCACGTTTACCGTCAAGGCCGGGCAGCATCCGTTCCTGGGTGGGGCCAGCGACGCCGCTGCCGTTCCCGCGCTGCCCGACCAGACCTTCGCCTTTACCGACAGCCTGCGCTTCGCGGTGGAAGGCGCGGACGTGCTGGCCGGCGACTTGGGCTGGACCAACCTGCCCTTCAAGATCGTCGACCAGGACAACAAGGAAGTGGCCGCCGGCACCGTTGGCGAGGATGGCCGCCTGCCGCGCGTGATGTCCGAGGGGCTGGGCAGGACGCTCACCCTGCAGGTCGGTGAGGACAAGTGGGAAAAGATCACCGCCGCCACCGCCGCGCCGCCGGAAGAAGACGGCGACAACGATGACGACCCCGATGGCGACCGCTACCGCGGCGAGCTCGATGCCGCCGCGCAGACGGGCGCCCTGACCCCGGAGCAGATCCTCGAACTGCTCGGCAACGAGAACGATCACGCATGA